The genome window GCCAGCCGCTGCCCGACTCCATCGTGGGCAATGCGAAGTTCGCCTTCCTGCAAAAGGAATCGGCCACCGTGATGGGCACGAAGCGTGTCTTCAAAAAGCACGGTCAATGCGGCATGGAGATCAGTGATCTGCTGCCGCACATCGCCACTTGTGCGGATGACATCGCGTTGATTCGCTCGATGCACACGACGCAGTTCAATCATCTGCCCGGCCAGCTCATGCTAAACTGCGGCGCGGCGCTGCTCGGGCGTCCGAGCGTCGGCTCATGGGTGACCTACGGCCTCGGCAATGCTTCGCAGGAGCTGCCGTCGTATGTCGTGATGGTCAGCAAAGGTCGCGGCCTGCCTGGTGGCAGCTCCACATGGTCCAGTGGCTTTTTGCCGTCGTCGTATGGCGGTGTGATGTTTCGCAATGGAGCATCCCCCGTGCTGAATCTCGCCAACCCCGATGGCATCACGCCGGAGATGCAATCCGCGAGCATCCGCGCCCTGAACGACCTCAATCGCCTCCAGCACAAGCACATCGGCGATCCTGAGATCGCGGCTCGCATCAACAGCTACGAGCTGGCCTTCCGCATGCAAAGCTCGGCGCCGGAACTGGTCGATCTCAGTGGTGAATCACAGGCCACGCTCGACGCGTATGGCGTGAATCGCATCGAGCCGCCCATCAAGAGCAACCTCGGCGGCATCGGCAACTACCAGACCTTCTCGCGCCAGTGTTTGAATGCGCGACGCATGGTCGAGCGCGGCGTGCGTTTCGTGAACATCATCCACGCCTCGTGGGATCATCACAGCAGCCTCGATCCGCAGCTCGCTCACAATTGCCAGATGGTCGATCAGCCCATCGCCGCGCTGCTGAAGGATCTGAAACAACGCGGCCTGCTCGACACCACGCTCGTCGTGTGGGGCAGCGAGTTCGGTCGCACCGCATTGGGCGAGAACCGCAAGGGTTTCAAGAAAGTCACGGGCCGCGATCATCATCCCGCCGCGTTCAGTTTGTGGATGGCCGGCGGCGGCATCAAAGGCGGCCAGGTCCATGGCGAGACCGATGACTTCGCCTGGCACGTCGCGCGCGATCCCGTGTCCATGCACGACTTCCATGCCACGATCCTGCATCTCTTCGGCCTCGATCACAACAAGCTCAGCTACCGTTTCCAAGGCCTCGACTTCCGCCTCACTGGCGTGAATCCTGCGAAGGTGGTGAAGGGACTGATCGCGTGATTTGCAGAGGAAAAAGCCGTTCACACCACGTTTTGGTCAGGTGCCAAACGCCCCGCTCCAAATCATCGCCACCTCACTCCTGCTCTGCGTCATCACGCAGGCGGCGGAGCCTGTGGCGATTGATTGGGCCAAGGCACGCCAGCACTGGTCCTTCGTGCCGCCGAAGGCCCGGGCCTTGCCAAAGGTGAAAGACG of Prosthecobacter sp. contains these proteins:
- a CDS encoding DUF1501 domain-containing protein, with product MSPFEKHLTQTRRDFLATSSCGLGTLALASLLKQDGLLAEEASLPANPLSTRVAHFAPKAERCIFIFLEGGPSQMDLFDPKPLLNKYDGQPLPDSIVGNAKFAFLQKESATVMGTKRVFKKHGQCGMEISDLLPHIATCADDIALIRSMHTTQFNHLPGQLMLNCGAALLGRPSVGSWVTYGLGNASQELPSYVVMVSKGRGLPGGSSTWSSGFLPSSYGGVMFRNGASPVLNLANPDGITPEMQSASIRALNDLNRLQHKHIGDPEIAARINSYELAFRMQSSAPELVDLSGESQATLDAYGVNRIEPPIKSNLGGIGNYQTFSRQCLNARRMVERGVRFVNIIHASWDHHSSLDPQLAHNCQMVDQPIAALLKDLKQRGLLDTTLVVWGSEFGRTALGENRKGFKKVTGRDHHPAAFSLWMAGGGIKGGQVHGETDDFAWHVARDPVSMHDFHATILHLFGLDHNKLSYRFQGLDFRLTGVNPAKVVKGLIA